A segment of the Manihot esculenta cultivar AM560-2 chromosome 13, M.esculenta_v8, whole genome shotgun sequence genome:
ttatagtattaaattattaataaataattataatttttaaatatatttaaaaaatattgatataaaaaaatataaaaaattatatgatttaatttattttcattttcaaaattatttgtgtatgaaaagaatattattttgtccaaaagaataaaataaaccaAGTTAAAATTTTCGGTCCAAAATGATcattctctaattaatttaacccttttttaattttaataaatattttattttagaaaataaaagttctgtcaataataataattatatgagaatttaatttatttattttctcatatacaatttattataaatgaagTGGGCTTGGTGGGGCTTGAAAGGCCAAGCCCAAAAACCATGGTAAACCTCGAGCCTAACGAATTAGAAGTGAACGTTACGGCGTGAAGCAAACAACCACGCGCCAATTATTCGCGTGGGAAACTCCATCGATTCCTTGTAGTATTGTTTTCCATCCAACAAGAAACAGAAGAGCTGTAGTTGCAGTGAGGTGAAGCCTTTGTtgctcttaaaatcaaaatCTTCAACTAATTTTCCTGTacaatcccattttctgactcatctttttctctatatttttctctctctctccccacaAGGAATAAGATCACCTGATTGATTCAGTTTCATCCTTTGAATATCTATTGATGCAATTTGCCAAAGACCCACCTTTTTCTCTCTCAACTAAGCATTTCAAGTTTTCAATTCCATTtcctaattttaaatattattcatttattattgatttccaTTAGTAAAACTCTCTTCTTTTTCAAGTATCTGAAACTTCCACTCTAAGCATACAAATTTTTTCCTTTCTCTaccttttctctttctcttcatcTGCTCTTTCAATTAGCTTTAGATCTGGGGATTTTTAGAGCAAAACcctctttctctttatttttgttCTAATCCTCTATGCTTATAGGCTttcaaaagtttaaaaattttgaagtcAAATTTATATGCTTTTATTAAATGTCTTTCGTTTACTGAGCTAGCTATTTTCAGTTGCTTCTTATTCTAAAAACTCTCATCCATTAGCAGATTAAAGacgaaatcttttttttttctttgatttgtTACTGGGGTCGTTTCAGCTCTTGGGTTTTGGTTATTGGTATGTGCTCTATTCCCTATTTACGCATCTTTGCTTAAAAGTCTTAGCTTGGATGTTGTTCGTATATCTAAAAAGGAGGCTTTGGTTCTGTTACAGAACCTCCTTGCTTCTCTTTGCCTCTTCTCTTAACTAGATTGCTGGGTTCCGCTTTGCTTGCTAGAGTTTTCGGTTCACTGAGCTAGTTCGTACAGCTTTGAGTTTTGTGCTATAGGGAATTGATGTCAATGAAAAACCGATTAATGAATATGAGAAAGAATGCCAACTCCCACTCAGGAAGGGTGTTTAGTGATAGAAAATGGCTTTTTCCATTTTTTGCTAGCCTCCTTGTATCTTTGACTCTGTTTCTGTCGGCTATTTTTGGGTTATTTACATCTCCTTATGTTGGAGATCAGTTGCCATTCGACATTATTTCATTTTCAAGATCAGAGGACGCCAGTGGGTATTTCGTAGAATCCGATTTAAACAAGTCATCGTTTAACACAAGTGGGTACTCAAAATTGGAGGCCCCTAGATTAGCTTATCTCATTTCAGGGACAAAGGGTGATAGTCGTAGAATGATGAGGACTTTGCAAGCAGTGTATCATCCAAGAAATCAGTATATTTTGCATTTGGATCTTGAGGCACCGCCTCGTGAAAGGTTGGAGTTGGGAATATCTGTGAAAAATGATCCTGCATTTCTAGAAGTTGGGAATGTACGTGTAATGGCGCAGTCCAATTTGGTTACTTACAAGGGGCCAACTATGATAGCATGTACACTTCAAGCAATTGCAATTATGTTGAGGGAGAGCTTGGAGTGGGATTGGTTCATTAACCTCAGTGCTTCAGATTATCCTCTTATGACACAAGATGGTTAGTATTGAATGCTACTTTAGTATTCTGTTATTGTGTTCTTCTTTTATAGTTCATGATGTTTGATCTTTGGAATGCATCTTAACCTGCTCATTGTGACTGGTTAAATTCTGGAGGATTTTTGCCTCAATTTGCTTTCACCTATTGGTTATTAATTTGTGATCCAATTTACTCTTgtctattatttatttacaaGAACAAATTTTTGTTCTTGTGCTTCTCGTTTTAGAGGTGGCACATGTCCTGCCAAAGACATGTTCTATAAGGTTTAATCTGGAACTGGTTAACATAATGGTATTAGGTCCTTTATCATATCATCAGTGGAGACTTTTTCATCAGAATGTAAGTCTACTTGATGCAAGAATTTAAGGGATTTTGCAAGAATTTAAGGGATTTTAATTCAGCTTACCTTAGGAAAAATATAGGATGTAGAGTTTTATATATTTAGGAAGTATGCTGGTTAGGTTACCTAATTAATATTTCTTGTTAAGGAATCCACATACTTATACTAGCAGGATTACAAATCCTACAATAATGACCTGTCTTCTAGATGTTTTATAGAGTTTATtatgattataataatattgaGAATCAATAAAAGCTTGGAGAATTAGTCTCTTGGTTCTACATCACTACTACTTCCTGATTCTGCAACAGGATAATTGTTTCTGATTGCCCATAGTTTTCTTAGAGCCTTCCTGTAAAATTTAATGGATTCAAGGTGGTATGGCAAAATCAGAAAATTGATCCCAAGACCTTGCCTGTTTGTCTAAGCTATCTACTGTCTCAGAATACCGCCTGACTGTTAAAGTTCCTTACCATATGCTGCAGCAATGGTCAAATTATAGCATGGTTAAAATGCTTATCGGTAAAATTTGATAAATAGTGTAGGATTCTTGAATTGTTTATGCCTGTCAGTTATCCACGGCCAAGCTTTATGTGATAGATGAGCTACTTTCCAAAGGGTTTTGTCTGCATTTTGTTCTGAGCTTGCTTATGCATTATTGGTGAGTTGCAAGGTTTTTGATGAACTGGCCAAGTTAGCATTTGTTGGTTGATCTTTTTCATGCTGTTGAAGAAGATCTGTTTTCTCATATTGCCTCAGCAAATGTCTTTGATCTGTATGGGATGTGAACATCTTTCTCCCTTGTGTTCTATTTGCCTGTATTTTGATTACCTGTACTCGTTCTAGATAATAGAGTTTACCTATATTTGTAGGCTAAAATCTGAATGTATTTTGATTTACAGATTTACTTCACGTGTTCTCGAATTTGTCTAGAAATCTTAACTTCATTGAACATATGAAGATTACTGGATGGAAACTGTAAGTGAAAAATAGAAACTCATATATAACTCTCTAGAAGATATCCATATATTTAATGAGGAAAAAATGAATTTGGGCATAATGTTTTTTTCCAAATTACTGCAGGAACCAAAGGGCAAAACCTATTATCATTGATCCGGGCCTTTACTTATCAAAGAAATCTGATCTTGCTTTAACTTCTCAACGCCGTTCACTTCCCACATCTTTCAAGTTGTTTACTGGTATGCTTATCTATCTAGATTCCATTGCTTCTTTGAGCACTCACCATATGGTAATCCCATAGTTTCTAAGCAATCATGAAAGTTTAGGCCAATGTTTGCTTCTTCATGGAATTGCATGCTTTTGTTCATATAAGCTAGGAAATCTCTGTGGCACAAAATGCAAATTCACATGCTACCCAATCTCCTCTTGTTTGCCTTTTGTGTGTTTCCGAAATGAACATCAACAGCTAATCCATTCAGGAGGCTACACCAATTGTCACATTGATGCTACTCGCAAATCCCATTGACTGACTTTCCATGCCCATGGTTTGGCATCCTGGACTCTCACCACCTTGCGAGGATGGCATGATAGGATGAATCTGATGTGCCAGAATTGCATCTTTTGCTTTTATCATGTTCTGAGGGTATTACATGTTGCACATTTAGTTGTATGCTCAATTATTATTCAGAGGGTGTCTGGTGGGTGAAAGCGTCTTTCTTTACTTTAGACCTGAAGTGTATATATGGTATGGATGTTCTTTCTGTATGAGAGCTGTATGCGGACGAGAGGATGTTTGTCCACCCAAAATTtatgctgtttttttttttccttttcattttgcGTTCTCAAGATACTTGtgcactttttctttttattgctTTTGGTGTACAGGTTCAGCGTGGCTAATGCTAAGCCGATCTTTCGTAGAATACTCTATAATGGGATGGAATAATCTCCCACGAACTCTCTTAATGTACTACACAAATTTCATCTCCTCTCCTGAAGGATACTTCCATACTCTTATTTGCAACACAGAAGAATTCCGAAACACAGCAATAGGTCATGATCTTCACTACATTGCTTGGGACACTCCTCCAAAGCAGCACCCCATCTCTTTGACCATGAAAGACTTCGACAAAATGGTTAAAAGCAAGGCTCCATTTGCTCGTAAGTTTGCTAGGGATGATCCGGTTTTAGACAAGATTGACAAAGAGCTTCTAGGTCGCACAAGCCGGTTTGCACCTGGAGCATGGTGTATTGGCAGCTCAGATGATGGTGCTGATCCATGCTCTGTGCATGGAAATTATTCTGTGTTTAGGCCAGGTCCAGGTGCTGAGAGGTTGCAACAGCTGTTTCAGACATTGTTATCTGATGATTTTAGAAAAAAGCAGTGTTCATGATAGAAGTGAAATTTTGAAATCTCCAAGTGTACATTGGTGTATCTATAGATTTTACAGCAGATGTAGAATGGTGGAaaatctttttctcttcttcctaTATCAATGGAACATTAAACTGGAAAaggtaaaaaagaaaagttttgttGGCACAGTTCCAATCCTATTCCTTTACTTTGTTTATTATGTCTAATTTATGCATGAAGATCTGAGGTCTCTCTTTGTTTGTATGTCATATATTGTACATGTAAGCCAGGGCTTTCAAGAAAGCTTGGAAGTAGCTAATCTGATTCCATGTTAGTGACCCACCAATATCAATGTTGCTCGTAGGTGCATGTCTCATCATGGAAATCAACAACTGGGAGAAAAACATTATTCCTGATTTTTCTTTCAATCATCCAAAGCTTGAAGTTCTTGCATCTTAATCAGGCAATGTCAGCTAGAACTTGACGATCTAAAGATACAGATAAATGTTCAAACAAATCCTTGATCAATCTCTGTTAGCAGAGGTTAGATTCATGTACTTTTCAATAATCATTTCGGGTGAAAAGTCAGTGAAGTATCCCTTTTCTACATCCAATCCTTCTTCAGCTGCTAGCATCTCAACCCTGGACTGGACCCTGTCTGCTCCAATCTGATTGGGCTCTAACAGCATGCAAGCTATCTCAGTGGAATCCTCCCCATGAACTAGGCCCAGTGTTTGCACTGTTGGCAGCCCACCGCCACGAGCGCTCACCATCTTTGCAATCCGTCGAGTAGCAGAGACATCTGTTGACAGGATAGGCACATTGTACAATCCTACCCAGGGTCGTGCTCCAATCATTGAGATGCCTCTGGCACGAGACACATGCTGCGGGCCTTCATTGGGCTTTTCAGGGAGAATTTCAGGCATGTTCCATCCTGCCCATTGGTACCCCATGGAATTGGGTCTGTAGTAACCCAGCTCACGCCTGATGGTGTCCAGGGCCTTTCCTGTTGGGTGTGCTGCAGCATAAAGAAATACTGGAACTGCAAATACGATTCATCAAGAAACGAAATTTAACACACTATTTTGTTCGCTTCAAAAATGATTTGAATAAGAGTATAGGAAGTATTGAATTGTTAAAGCTTAACCTTGAAATCTGCTGCCAATATCAGCTGCCACAGCTTTAGCGAGCCAAGCTGCTTCGTCCAGGGAAGCTCGAGCTAAAGGATGGAAAACAATGTCATCCACAACACCAAGCCGAGGGTGTGCCCCACTGTGGGACTCAAGGTTTATGGCTCCATAAGCTGCCTCAGCCATGGCCAGCACAGTTTGCTGCAATGGGCTGTAAATGGCGTTTCCTGTGGTATCAAGAACAACATATGACACAAGAGTGTACCTTATCCTGTTATAAGCTCTGTCCTCAAATTTGTTCACTACCACAGTTTCTGGGTCGAGCCTCGCAGCTCTTTCAATCGAGTCAAGCGCTGCGTGATTACGTGATTCTGATATGAAGAGCTTGCAACATAGCAGCATGGACTGATTTGCAGTTTTCTTGTTCTATTGTGATCCAAGAATGTGACAAAGAAAAAGGGGGGGAAAAATTAGCTATTTGGCATTTATTTTAGTTtggattttcttaaaatatggCCTAATGATGAGGGCAGCTGGACCCACTAACATTTTCGTGGACCAACCAATTTATATGCTGAAATTTTCTTATCCTTCCATTCGATCATGGTTCTTCCAAAACAAGATCAACGGACACGTAAGTGGAAGATACATTATGATCTAAGGTTTTTTTGGTTGCTTATAAAGGCGATAGCTTCAACTACTTCCCAATTAACAGctcacaaaaaaaaaacttaaattgtttgaTTGATCACTCGCACAAGAAAACAAAGACAAGGCACCTCGGGGACAAGAAATGGagaaaaatgtaaaaatttattcCAATTtgatataatatgaaaaaaaaaaaccctcaaATGAGTTGATTGCACAGGAGCTTTCTACCAAGAGAGTAGAGGGTGTTCATAAAAGAAAACCTACAATGACACGAAGATTTTCCTTTTTAAGACCAAAGTTTTGAGCCAATTCTCCAGTTTTGAAGTGGGtattaatgaaaattaatgAACATTATGTACAAGCAAATGATAAGGACCCCAACTTGGACTAAAATCGAAAGAGAACAGCAAAAGCACAGGGCAAAGAACAAGAACTAAAAATAGTTTGCTGTTGCAGAGTTGGTATGGTGGTTACCTTGCAACTGGAGTTAAAATCCATAGCTTCTTCTCTGGTCTGGTTTGCCTTCAGTTTGAGTCTTCATGGAGGAGCTGCTTACAGAGTACCTATAAATATAAGAGCATAAGTGCAAGCCATTAATGTATTAATATCTAAACACAAGCTCGTGGGGTCAGCAATGGACAGCTCCCATTAAATCCAGTGTCCCCACTTGTGGACCCTGAAAATCCACAGATTTAGATAAGGAGAGGCTTATTTGTCCGAAGCACCATTCACATGGTATCGTAATGACTCCATATTTTATTGAAGACAAGCAAATTCAAGCTAAGCAAGCTTTCCGTTTCATAATAAACAAAACAATGCTAGCAGGATCTGATTACGTCTCTTCTTATTGAAGAAAAGTTCCCCAAAGCAGAGTTAACTAAAACAGCAAGGATCACCTTTCCTTTTGCCTGTTCTTTTATCAATATGTTTCTTCCAACGTGCAAAAATGGGAAACTAAAGCCATAGGATCAGTTTATATTTGGTTGGAAAGTTCACGTGCTTGGCTTGAGTAGGCGTACACGTGAATCTTTAACATGAGGTTGAGATTTCATCTGAGTTTCTAGATAATTAAAGATATGATTTTTAAATCCAACCCAACCCTTGATTTAAAtgcttgtttttattttcttttttatgcaCATACACATATAATATATGGCTTTGAAACAATTATTTGTGGCCCCTTTAATTAACTCTCTACTCGTCTTCAACCAACAATCGACATATTAGCACATATACTATGAATTTGCTGAGTCAACACTGATGCTGACATGAAGCAGACTTGCAGAGAATGATTGGctgaaaaatatatgaaatcaCTATAAGCTGAACCTTATCTTCTTACAACTTTACTATTAGTTCTTTTAAGAATCCACCTCCACATCTAACAGAACAAGCTGGAATTGAACTGAACATGTCATGTAGTCTAGGCATGAAGACTattcttttaagttttaacagACGAAAGAGGCAGGTTCTGTACCTTGGTCTCCATTTCTGATGATTGCAGGCTCTAAATTATATCTCATGCTCTCTCTCAATCGTTGCCTACCAAATATGCAAACTTAAGGTTCTTAGACCCAGGGATTTCCTTGTAGTTAAGGTCAGAGAGCAATTTTCCATTTTCTAATTATAGCTGAAGCCAAAAGTGGCAGGGACAAGGAGCATTCAGGTTCCTTAGTaccatcctcatctcttttctgatctgctaaaaaaaaaagactactGCTTTAGCAATTTTTTCTTAGAAGTGGATCGGCCACTAGATGCTACTTGCTTGAGCAGAAATACTATTCCTTGCATTTTCTGATTGGCTTTGCTTTTAACTCTCGCCAAATTGCTTCTTTTTAAAACTAATCTTCAGCTTAAGGCCGTCTGATTTTGTAACAGCTTAGGATTAAAATAATAGAGAAATGATATGTGACAAATTGATCATGAACCTAAGCATTGATaaagaattcaaatatgagTTTCAGATGGCCCCTCAATCATAACATGTAGTTTTGTTTGATTAGACAGCAGGCGAAGGCACCAAAAGCATCTGGAAGAACTCTTACTTTTGATGGAAAAATACTTTGACGTGTTGTATATCATATCATGAAAAGTACATGTGCAGTATATATAGGGTACCTATTTATAAAATGTTTAGAGCCGAGAATCTACAAATCAAGAATACACTAGAACCTTCTTCAATAcactagaattttattaatactacATACTAACATCCCCTTATGTTGGATAGGAGGCAAAGCAACTAAATGCAACTTGAAAACAAAAATTTGGTGTTGTGGAGTGATCAACTGCTTAGTGAAGATATTGCAAGCTGAGAAGTGAATCACACGTGAATAGGAGCAATAAAACCCTTTTGGAGTTGTTCCCTAACCAAGTGACAATCAATGTCAAGACGTTTGGTTCTCTCATGAAAAACAAAATTGTTAATTATATGAATAGCTGTTTTGTTATTACACTGCAAAAAATCAGAAAATTGCACATTAACTCGCAAGTCTTTTAATACATATGAAATCCATAAAAGCTCACACACAATAGCTCCCATGCTTCTATATTCAGTTTCGGCAAAAGATTTAGAGACTGTTTTCTATTTCTTGATCTTTTAATAAAACACAAAATTCAGTAACAGATTACTTAGAAAAGGATCAAGTGGTACAATTTGCATCACAATAAGCTGAAAGATTAGACAAGTTGGATGTGTTAGAAAAATCCACTAGCTGGATATGTCTTAAGATATCGTAAGACATGGCAAGCGATATCCCAATGGGCTTTCTAGGACTAGACAAAATTCAGTAACAGATAATGGACCGCAAAGCTAATGTTAGGCTTAATAATGTTAATATATAGCAATCTGCCAACTAGCTACCTATATTTATCAGATTCAAGAAGTAAATCACCAATAGAAGGATCAAGATTCAAACCTTTGGGTAAAGGAGTAGAGGCATTTTTAGCATATAACGTACTAGTATCACCTAAAATATCAAAGATAAATTTCCTCTGACTGATAAGGGTACCAAAAGCAGATCTGGCGATTTCTAAACCAAGAAAATATTACAATGTCTAAGAtctttaatagtaaatttacaATGTAAACCACATTTGGTCTGATCAATGACAGAAATAGAATTATCAGTTATGATCACATCATCTACATAGATAAGTATAACAGTAAATGTACTATGGGCATCCCTTGGGAAAAGACAATTATCATGTACTGATTGAACAAAGTCCAAGGACTGCAGGAAGGATGTGAATTCTAAGTTCCATTGTCGAGAAATCTGCCTTAAACCATAAAGTAacattttcaataaataaaCTTGCCCTTAACTAGCTTTAGAATAACCTGCAGGGGGCTGCATGCACATTTCTTCTTTTAAGAAATCATGTAAAAAGGCATTGTTAATGTCAAACTAAAAGATAGGTCAGTATTTAGAAGTAGCTAaggaaataaaaattcaaatggtAACAATTTTGGCTACAGGAGAAAAATGATCTTTAAAATATAATCCCTCCACTTGATTATACCCCTTAGCCACTACACTAGCTTTATATCTATCAAATTCTCCATTGAGTTTGGTCTTAACCTTGTGCACCCATTTAAAACAAATGGCCTTTTTACCTTTTGGAAGATCAGTAAGTATCCATGTTCTATTATTTTCAAGAGCTAAAAgctcatgatgcatgacatcAACCCAATTAGAGTCATTTAAAGCTTGTGTAAGTGCAAGGTTCATGAATGTGAGAAATTGTGTTAAGGTAAGTGTGATGTGAATGTGTAAAGTGAATAAACAAATCAAAATTAGAAATAGTGGATAAATGATTCACAGTAAAATCTTGCATCCAAGATGGTTTATTATGAATTCTAGTGCTCTTTCTTAAAGGTAGGGGAACACAAATAACCTATTCTTGGGAAACACAATCAAACTGTGTGGGAACCTGATGAAAATTAGAAGAACTTGATGCATCATCAGGCAAACTCACAGAGAGATTGGGATCTAAAACAGAAGACTCCTGAGAAGGATGATGTTGGAAAGGGAAAATAgattcatgaaaaaaaaaacatctctATTGACAAAGATTTGTTTTGTGTCTAAGTTTTGTAATTTATATCCCTTTTGAGTATTGGAGTATCTAAGGAGAATGCATTTGGTAGATCTAAGattaaatttatctttttgAGAACTGTGGTTGATGGTAAAGCACAGACAACCAATAGTTATTAGGTGATCATAATTAGGTGGTTCATGAAACAAAGCTTCAAAGGGAGTTAACCGACCTAAGGTTTTAACTAGTATTCTGTTAATGATGTAGGTAGCAGCCAATATACATCCAGAccaataagttttttaaaattgagtttGGAATTGGATGGCCCTAGCTATGTTGAAAATATGCTTATGTTGAATTTCTATTGTACCATTTTATTGAGGTATATAAGGGCAAGTAGTTTGATGGACAAGTGAGAGGAAAACAAAGAAGTGCACCTTTTATTACTCCACCATTGTTA
Coding sequences within it:
- the LOC110630032 gene encoding beta-glucuronosyltransferase GlcAT14B isoform X2, which codes for MSMKNRLMNMRKNANSHSGRVFSDRKWLFPFFASLLVSLTLFLSAIFGLFTSPYVGDQLPFDIISFSRSEDASGYFVESDLNKSSFNTSGYSKLEAPRLAYLISGTKGDSRRMMRTLQAVYHPRNQYILHLDLEAPPRERLELGISVKNDPAFLEVGNVRVMAQSNLVTYKGPTMIACTLQAIAIMLRESLEWDWFINLSASDYPLMTQDGSAWLMLSRSFVEYSIMGWNNLPRTLLMYYTNFISSPEGYFHTLICNTEEFRNTAIGHDLHYIAWDTPPKQHPISLTMKDFDKMVKSKAPFARKFARDDPVLDKIDKELLGRTSRFAPGAWCIGSSDDGADPCSVHGNYSVFRPGPGAERLQQLFQTLLSDDFRKKQCS
- the LOC110630032 gene encoding beta-glucuronosyltransferase GlcAT14A isoform X1 codes for the protein MSMKNRLMNMRKNANSHSGRVFSDRKWLFPFFASLLVSLTLFLSAIFGLFTSPYVGDQLPFDIISFSRSEDASGYFVESDLNKSSFNTSGYSKLEAPRLAYLISGTKGDSRRMMRTLQAVYHPRNQYILHLDLEAPPRERLELGISVKNDPAFLEVGNVRVMAQSNLVTYKGPTMIACTLQAIAIMLRESLEWDWFINLSASDYPLMTQDDLLHVFSNLSRNLNFIEHMKITGWKLNQRAKPIIIDPGLYLSKKSDLALTSQRRSLPTSFKLFTGSAWLMLSRSFVEYSIMGWNNLPRTLLMYYTNFISSPEGYFHTLICNTEEFRNTAIGHDLHYIAWDTPPKQHPISLTMKDFDKMVKSKAPFARKFARDDPVLDKIDKELLGRTSRFAPGAWCIGSSDDGADPCSVHGNYSVFRPGPGAERLQQLFQTLLSDDFRKKQCS
- the LOC110630033 gene encoding formimidoyltransferase-cyclodeaminase, giving the protein MDFNSSCKNKKTANQSMLLCCKLFISESRNHAALDSIERAARLDPETVVVNKFEDRAYNRIRYTLVSYVVLDTTGNAIYSPLQQTVLAMAEAAYGAINLESHSGAHPRLGVVDDIVFHPLARASLDEAAWLAKAVAADIGSRFQVPVFLYAAAHPTGKALDTIRRELGYYRPNSMGYQWAGWNMPEILPEKPNEGPQHVSRARGISMIGARPWVGLYNVPILSTDVSATRRIAKMVSARGGGLPTVQTLGLVHGEDSTEIACMLLEPNQIGADRVQSRVEMLAAEEGLDVEKGYFTDFSPEMIIEKYMNLTSANRD